A window of Campylobacter concisus contains these coding sequences:
- the gatB gene encoding Asp-tRNA(Asn)/Glu-tRNA(Gln) amidotransferase subunit GatB yields MFEVVIGLEVHTQLNTKTKIFCSCSTSFGDEANTHVCPTCLALPGALPVLNKEAVKKAISFGTAINAKINKKSVFNRKNYFYPDLPKAYQISQFEIPIVEGGELIIDVNGTKKRIGVTRAHLEEDAGKNIHEETESLVDLNRAGTPLLEIVSEPDLRSSDEAVAYLKKLHSILRFLNISDANMQEGSFRCDANVSIRPKGDTKLYTRVEIKNLNSFKFIQKAIDYEVERQSAAWEDGKYDQEVYQETRLFDTTNLVTRSMRGKEDSAEYRYFPDPDLLPVEVSERMYDEAIKIPELAEQKVARYVSELGVKESDALNLTQSVEMARYFEELIAAGIQPKLATTWLIVELLGRLNNGVTIETSPVNSAKMINLLKRIEDGTISGKAAKEVLDYLMENDVDVDSVIEKLGLKQVSDDSAIIAIIDQILAANADKVEEYKNGKDKMFGFFVGQVMKEGKGAFNPGKVNELLKAKIG; encoded by the coding sequence ATGTTTGAAGTCGTTATCGGTTTAGAAGTTCACACTCAGCTTAATACAAAAACTAAAATTTTCTGCTCTTGCTCGACTAGCTTTGGTGACGAGGCAAATACTCACGTTTGTCCGACCTGCTTAGCTTTACCTGGAGCGCTACCTGTGCTAAACAAAGAGGCAGTCAAAAAAGCGATCAGCTTTGGCACAGCGATAAATGCTAAGATAAATAAAAAGTCAGTCTTTAATAGAAAAAACTACTTCTATCCGGATCTTCCAAAGGCATATCAAATTTCCCAGTTTGAGATCCCTATCGTAGAAGGTGGCGAGCTAATAATCGACGTAAATGGTACTAAAAAACGCATCGGTGTAACAAGAGCACACCTTGAAGAGGACGCTGGAAAGAACATCCACGAAGAAACCGAGAGTCTGGTTGATCTAAATAGAGCTGGCACGCCACTTCTTGAGATAGTTAGCGAGCCAGATCTTAGAAGCAGTGATGAGGCGGTGGCTTATCTTAAAAAACTACACTCAATCCTTCGCTTTTTAAACATCAGCGACGCAAATATGCAGGAAGGTAGCTTTCGCTGCGATGCAAACGTCTCTATCCGTCCAAAAGGCGATACCAAGCTTTATACAAGAGTTGAGATAAAAAATCTAAACTCATTTAAATTTATCCAAAAAGCGATCGATTACGAGGTGGAGCGCCAAAGTGCAGCTTGGGAAGATGGCAAATACGACCAAGAAGTCTATCAAGAGACAAGGCTGTTTGACACGACAAATTTGGTGACAAGATCGATGCGCGGTAAAGAGGATAGCGCAGAGTATAGGTATTTCCCTGACCCTGACTTGCTGCCTGTTGAAGTGTCAGAGCGGATGTATGATGAAGCGATAAAAATTCCAGAGCTTGCCGAGCAAAAGGTCGCAAGATATGTTAGCGAGCTAGGCGTAAAAGAGAGTGATGCCTTGAATTTAACTCAAAGCGTTGAGATGGCTAGATATTTTGAAGAGCTGATCGCTGCTGGAATTCAGCCAAAACTTGCTACTACTTGGCTTATAGTCGAACTTCTTGGTCGCTTAAATAACGGCGTAACGATCGAGACAAGCCCAGTTAATAGTGCCAAAATGATAAATTTACTAAAACGAATAGAAGATGGCACGATAAGCGGCAAGGCTGCAAAAGAGGTTCTAGACTATCTAATGGAAAATGACGTAGATGTTGATAGCGTCATCGAAAAGCTTGGCTTAAAACAAGTGAGCGACGACTCAGCTATTATCGCGATCATAGATCAAATTTTAGCTGCAAACGCCGATAAGGTAGAAGAGTATAAAAACGGCAAAGATAAGATGTTTGGCTTCTTTGTCGGTCAGGTGATGAAAGAGGGCAAGGGTGCCTTTAACCCAGGCAAGGTTAACGAGCTTTTAAAGGCCAAAATAGGCTAA
- a CDS encoding F0F1 ATP synthase subunit A has product MKDLFLFSNFLNSSHAFIYAFHFLLVALIVIIVAYIARSKMQLVPRGLQNIVEAYLEGVISMGRDTLGSEKLARKYLPLVATIGFIVFFSNVVGIIPGFESPTSSLNLTLVLALVVFVYYNFEGIRENGFFKYFGHFMGPNKFLAPIMFPVEVISHLSRVVSLSFRLFGNIKGDDLFLLAMLTLAPWFAPLPAFALLTLMAVLQTFIFMMLTYVYLAGAVAISEHEH; this is encoded by the coding sequence ATGAAAGATTTGTTTCTATTTTCAAATTTCCTAAATAGCTCCCACGCCTTTATCTATGCGTTTCACTTTCTGCTTGTAGCTTTAATTGTTATCATAGTTGCTTATATAGCAAGGAGTAAGATGCAGCTTGTACCAAGAGGTCTTCAAAATATAGTTGAAGCTTATTTGGAGGGCGTTATATCTATGGGAAGAGATACTTTAGGTAGTGAAAAACTAGCTAGGAAATATCTTCCACTTGTTGCAACTATCGGTTTTATCGTATTTTTTTCAAATGTTGTAGGTATTATTCCTGGATTTGAGTCGCCAACATCAAGTCTAAATTTAACCCTAGTTTTGGCTTTAGTTGTATTTGTTTATTACAACTTTGAGGGCATTAGAGAAAATGGATTTTTTAAATACTTTGGACACTTTATGGGGCCGAATAAATTTCTAGCTCCTATTATGTTTCCAGTTGAAGTCATCTCGCATCTTTCACGTGTAGTTTCGCTATCATTTCGTCTTTTTGGTAATATCAAGGGAGATGATCTATTCTTGCTTGCGATGCTTACACTTGCACCTTGGTTTGCTCCGCTTCCAGCTTTCGCACTTCTAACGCTTATGGCTGTTTTGCAAACATTTATCTTTATGATGCTAACTTACGTTTATCTAGCTGGTGCTGTTGCTATTAGTGAGCACGAGCATTAA
- a CDS encoding TSUP family transporter translates to MEFDLLSYVVFFVAAFLGGFIDSIAGGGGLITLPAIMAMGVPPHLALGTNKLQGVFGSFTATLNFTKRGLINYKECFVGIVFTFIGAIIGAVVILFLNTNFLKIIIPFLLIAIFIYTLFMPKVGENDRAAKMNEKLFYVFFGLILGFYDGFFGPGTGSFWTFAIVALIGLNLKKAVAHTKLLNFTSNIVALGIFIAGGQMLWAVGLLMAVGQILGAYFGSNLVIKKEVKFIRTMFLVVVAVTICKLIFDYFRV, encoded by the coding sequence ATGGAATTTGATCTACTTAGCTATGTCGTTTTTTTTGTAGCTGCGTTTTTAGGTGGTTTTATCGATTCTATAGCTGGTGGAGGTGGGCTTATAACGCTTCCAGCTATTATGGCGATGGGTGTGCCACCACACCTTGCACTTGGTACAAATAAGCTTCAAGGTGTCTTTGGTAGCTTTACAGCGACTCTAAATTTCACAAAACGGGGATTGATTAATTATAAAGAGTGTTTTGTAGGTATCGTCTTTACTTTTATTGGAGCTATCATCGGAGCGGTGGTTATCTTATTTTTAAATACAAATTTTTTAAAGATAATTATCCCATTTTTACTGATTGCTATTTTTATATATACGCTTTTTATGCCAAAAGTCGGCGAAAATGATAGAGCTGCAAAGATGAATGAAAAGCTATTTTATGTATTTTTTGGGCTAATACTTGGCTTTTATGATGGTTTTTTTGGCCCAGGAACAGGCTCTTTTTGGACATTTGCGATAGTGGCATTGATTGGGCTAAATTTAAAAAAGGCTGTCGCTCATACGAAACTCTTAAATTTTACTAGCAATATCGTTGCTCTTGGCATTTTTATAGCTGGCGGACAGATGCTTTGGGCTGTTGGGCTTTTGATGGCAGTTGGTCAAATTTTAGGAGCATATTTTGGATCAAATCTTGTCATTAAAAAAGAGGTAAAATTTATTAGAACAATGTTTCTAGTGGTAGTTGCAGTAACTATTTGTAAATTGATTTTCGATTATTTCAGAGTTTAA
- a CDS encoding superoxide dismutase family protein, with protein MKKIVLLSAVLGTLLFAHEGHHFDPKAGEHLVIPVNELSEKGDKSVGEVVAVKTNYGVAFFPNLKGLTAGLHGFHIHENADCGATEKGLGMKAGGHWDPAGTKMHSFAWDDKGHKGDLPALYVDAEGNANYPVLAPKIKSLDELKGHSLMVHVGGDNHSDNPKALGGGGARMLCGVIK; from the coding sequence ATGAAAAAAATCGTTTTACTAAGTGCAGTGTTAGGAACTTTGCTTTTTGCTCACGAAGGCCATCACTTTGATCCAAAGGCTGGAGAGCATCTAGTTATACCTGTTAATGAGCTAAGCGAGAAGGGCGATAAGAGTGTCGGCGAAGTAGTAGCTGTTAAGACAAACTACGGCGTTGCATTTTTTCCAAATTTAAAAGGACTTACTGCAGGGCTACACGGCTTTCACATCCATGAAAATGCTGACTGTGGCGCGACTGAAAAAGGCCTTGGCATGAAAGCAGGCGGTCACTGGGATCCAGCTGGCACAAAAATGCACTCTTTTGCTTGGGATGATAAAGGTCACAAAGGCGATTTGCCAGCACTTTACGTAGATGCTGAGGGCAATGCGAACTATCCAGTGCTAGCTCCAAAGATAAAGAGTCTTGACGAGCTAAAAGGTCACTCATTAATGGTTCATGTTGGTGGTGATAATCATAGCGACAACCCAAAAGCACTTGGCGGTGGCGGTGCTAGAATGCTTTGTGGCGTTATTAAGTAG
- a CDS encoding TIGR02757 family protein — protein MIELKSLLDSHVLSKNTNLGLFEAPDPLQVATKFKEPNIALICALFAYGNAKMIVKFLNSLDFGLLDESEQNIKKNLSSFKYRFQNEKDVKEIFITLSRLKKEGDIEEILRQGLAKNGEMIEGVNELIKFIYKLNSYRSDGYEFFFGKSFDKEPQSPYKRYNMYLRWMVRDSDIDLGLFKNLPKDRLLMPLDVHTHRVSLNLGLINRKSYDFKAVMDLTKKLREFDEFDPIKYDFALYRIGQSKELETIIKNLNQ, from the coding sequence ATGATCGAACTAAAGAGCCTTTTAGACTCGCACGTACTTAGCAAAAATACAAATTTGGGGCTGTTTGAAGCCCCAGATCCACTTCAGGTAGCCACTAAATTTAAAGAGCCAAACATAGCGCTCATTTGTGCGTTATTTGCTTATGGCAACGCAAAAATGATAGTGAAATTTCTAAATTCGCTTGATTTTGGTTTGCTTGATGAGAGCGAGCAAAATATCAAGAAAAATCTTTCAAGTTTCAAATACCGCTTTCAAAATGAAAAAGATGTAAAAGAAATTTTTATCACTCTCTCACGCCTAAAAAAAGAGGGTGACATAGAAGAAATTTTACGCCAAGGTCTTGCAAAAAATGGCGAGATGATAGAGGGCGTAAATGAGCTTATAAAATTTATATATAAGCTAAATTCTTACCGCTCTGACGGATATGAGTTTTTCTTTGGTAAGAGTTTTGACAAAGAGCCACAAAGCCCATATAAACGTTACAATATGTATCTTCGCTGGATGGTAAGGGATAGCGACATTGACCTTGGACTGTTTAAAAATTTACCAAAAGATAGGCTTTTGATGCCACTTGACGTGCATACGCATAGAGTTTCTTTAAATTTAGGACTTATAAACAGAAAGAGCTACGATTTCAAAGCAGTCATGGATCTTACAAAAAAACTTAGAGAATTTGATGAGTTTGATCCGATAAAATACGACTTTGCGCTTTATAGAATAGGGCAGAGTAAAGAGTTAGAAACTATCATAAAAAATCTTAATCAATAA
- the flgK gene encoding flagellar hook-associated protein FlgK, whose protein sequence is MANIFMSLGTGVSGLNAAQLQISTTGNNIANADSNYYTRQRVVQSASPAMNTVPGGVGTGTQVDTITRLHDEFAYSRLKYSSSNLENTAYKQRILQEATKYFPDLKDNGMVKDIQEYFSAWNNFASNPNAGAQKVNLINKASVLTASINRSSKMLYDMHEKIDETIKININEINSLGRQIANINKQIQRIESGADAGIKINANDLRDKRDELELAMSKLVNTAVYKSDLKSNSRVDTGITDQGKYYNLNIGGVSIVDGVNFHEISMSSTESGRYTKIYYEREDGRRIPMEEKITGGKIGAALDLRGRNYEPDNDKFSDGTIQKYIDNLNTFSKALITSTNNIYAESAVEISNSDPISYLEGDKTLMNHDNSIRNGSFEAIVYDNKGNVVARKTINVNGTTTMNDTRYGNSIVKDFNSNSDDNKDNNMLNDVDDFFEASYFYDKNTKKGTFSLIPKQAQGLYSISIVDHGTNFPGAVGINRFFSGTDSNSIGINQNFTQDHTKLRAYSKPVIGNNEVANKMIQLQYQKQTFYSSGIALDRDETIEGYYRYLTTDMASDTEANNTIHDTNTSLQKTAEEEFQSTSGVDTNEELTNLIRFQASYGAAAKIITTVDQMLDTLLSLKQ, encoded by the coding sequence ATGGCTAATATCTTTATGTCATTAGGCACGGGTGTTTCGGGGCTAAATGCAGCCCAGCTTCAAATAAGTACAACCGGAAATAATATCGCAAACGCTGATAGCAACTACTATACAAGGCAGCGTGTTGTCCAGTCTGCTTCTCCAGCGATGAATACAGTCCCTGGCGGAGTTGGCACAGGTACGCAAGTAGATACTATAACAAGGCTTCATGATGAGTTTGCCTATTCAAGACTAAAATACTCATCGTCAAATTTAGAAAACACAGCCTATAAACAAAGAATTTTGCAAGAAGCCACAAAATATTTTCCTGATCTAAAAGATAATGGAATGGTGAAAGATATTCAGGAGTATTTTTCCGCGTGGAATAACTTTGCTTCAAACCCTAATGCTGGTGCTCAGAAAGTAAATTTGATAAATAAAGCAAGTGTATTGACTGCAAGTATCAACCGCTCATCAAAGATGCTTTATGATATGCATGAAAAGATCGATGAAACGATAAAAATAAATATAAATGAGATAAATTCGCTAGGCAGACAAATAGCAAATATTAATAAGCAAATCCAAAGAATAGAATCAGGCGCGGACGCTGGTATAAAAATAAATGCAAATGATCTTCGTGATAAACGTGATGAGCTTGAGCTTGCGATGTCAAAGCTAGTAAATACAGCAGTTTATAAAAGCGATCTAAAGAGCAATTCTAGGGTAGATACAGGAATAACAGATCAAGGAAAATACTACAATCTAAACATTGGTGGCGTAAGTATCGTTGATGGTGTAAATTTTCATGAAATTTCTATGAGTTCAACTGAAAGTGGAAGATATACAAAAATTTATTATGAAAGAGAAGATGGCAGAAGAATCCCAATGGAAGAAAAGATTACAGGCGGTAAAATCGGAGCCGCACTTGATCTTAGGGGCCGAAACTACGAGCCAGATAATGATAAATTTAGCGACGGAACGATCCAAAAATACATTGATAATTTAAATACATTTAGTAAAGCCTTGATAACAAGTACAAATAATATCTATGCCGAATCCGCAGTTGAAATTTCTAACTCAGATCCGATAAGTTACTTAGAAGGCGATAAGACATTGATGAATCATGATAATAGTATAAGAAACGGAAGTTTTGAAGCTATTGTTTATGATAACAAAGGCAATGTCGTGGCCAGAAAAACTATAAATGTAAATGGTACGACGACGATGAATGATACAAGATATGGCAACTCTATCGTCAAAGACTTTAACTCAAACTCAGATGACAACAAAGACAATAATATGCTAAATGACGTTGATGATTTTTTCGAGGCGTCATATTTTTATGATAAAAATACCAAAAAAGGCACATTTTCTCTCATTCCAAAGCAAGCTCAAGGTCTTTATAGTATCTCGATAGTAGATCACGGCACAAATTTCCCAGGAGCTGTTGGTATAAATAGATTTTTCTCAGGTACTGACTCAAATAGTATCGGTATAAATCAAAATTTTACCCAAGACCACACAAAGCTTCGTGCCTACTCAAAGCCGGTTATCGGAAATAATGAAGTTGCAAATAAAATGATCCAGCTTCAGTATCAAAAGCAAACCTTTTACTCAAGTGGCATAGCGCTTGATAGAGATGAGACGATCGAGGGATATTACCGCTATCTTACGACTGACATGGCGAGTGATACAGAGGCGAATAATACGATCCACGATACAAATACATCTTTGCAAAAGACAGCTGAAGAGGAATTTCAATCAACAAGTGGCGTAGACACCAATGAAGAGCTTACAAATTTGATCCGCTTTCAAGCAAGTTATGGCGCAGCAGCAAAGATCATCACAACCGTTGATCAAATGCTTGACACGCTTCTTTCACTAAAACAATGA
- the flgN gene encoding flagellar export chaperone FlgN gives MIKKLLDEAIGELDELINLTIQDIANIKEAKHSSVDESVKKKNALVRAFEDTKRALDKELLKVSKESGTTTLASVLDDEVKSKLVLMRSKLENLHKVNKEYARHVVAVKEFFDSLNEKIFGTKASEYGQDGNSIDNNFYKSRV, from the coding sequence ATGATAAAAAAGCTTTTGGACGAGGCTATAGGCGAGCTTGATGAGCTTATAAATTTAACCATACAAGATATCGCAAATATAAAAGAGGCTAAGCACTCAAGCGTTGATGAGAGTGTAAAGAAAAAAAATGCCTTAGTTCGTGCATTTGAAGATACGAAAAGAGCACTAGATAAGGAGCTTTTAAAGGTATCAAAAGAGAGCGGTACGACTACACTTGCTAGTGTTTTAGACGATGAAGTGAAGTCAAAGCTTGTTCTTATGCGTTCAAAGCTTGAAAATTTACATAAAGTAAATAAAGAATATGCAAGACATGTTGTTGCCGTTAAAGAATTTTTTGACTCACTTAATGAAAAAATTTTTGGCACTAAAGCAAGTGAGTACGGCCAAGATGGAAACAGCATAGATAATAATTTTTATAAATCAAGGGTTTAA
- a CDS encoding flagellar biosynthesis anti-sigma factor FlgM, whose translation MIRPLNQRPNFQANTLNKNSDAKVETQSKEVRTNENAKLKEIADAIANGTYQVDISKTARAVADALL comes from the coding sequence ATGATAAGGCCTTTGAACCAAAGACCAAATTTTCAGGCAAATACGCTAAATAAAAATAGCGATGCCAAGGTCGAAACTCAGAGTAAAGAAGTAAGAACAAACGAAAACGCAAAGCTAAAAGAGATAGCTGATGCCATAGCAAATGGTACTTATCAGGTTGATATCTCAAAAACGGCTAGGGCTGTGGCTGATGCGTTGCTGTAA
- a CDS encoding rod-binding protein, whose protein sequence is MQIDNTLALNSYNEISANKIKNANAKQDALLKEQTDAFEAYMVKAVLDIALKEDDKNSLYPKAAGSDIYRSMYNDAMSKALSGNLGFSELLYDFLKRDS, encoded by the coding sequence ATGCAAATAGATAACACTTTAGCACTAAATTCATACAATGAAATTTCGGCAAATAAGATAAAAAACGCAAATGCTAAACAAGATGCACTTTTAAAAGAGCAAACTGATGCATTTGAGGCATATATGGTAAAGGCTGTGCTTGATATCGCTTTAAAAGAAGATGACAAGAACTCACTCTATCCAAAAGCCGCTGGCAGCGACATTTACAGGTCTATGTATAACGACGCTATGAGCAAAGCTTTGAGTGGAAATTTAGGTTTTTCAGAACTTTTGTACGATTTTTTAAAGAGAGACTCTTAA
- a CDS encoding flagellar basal body P-ring protein FlgI — MKKFLSFVAASVIATSAFATQIKELASIVGVRDNQLIGYGLVVGLNGTGDGSTSKFTIQSLSNMLQGVNVKINPDDIKSKNAAAVMVTAKLPAFARHGDKLDVVISSIGDAKSLQGGTLLMTPLKGVDGDIYALAQGALSIGGKSMGRSGGNHPTVGSILNGALVEREVTYDIYNQDSIRLSLKDTNFKTALDIQNAINANISDDAAKAIDPRTVIVKKPDDVSIIELASAVLDLDVEYKPDEKIVVDERTGTIVSGINAVVSPVVLTHGAITIKIEPNSYDEAAQNDVNIGSDTSVAPSQNLLKISGEKTTVANVTRALNKLGATPSDIISILENLKRVGAIQVDLEII; from the coding sequence ATGAAAAAATTTTTATCTTTTGTAGCAGCTTCAGTGATAGCTACTTCAGCCTTTGCTACACAGATAAAAGAGCTTGCAAGCATAGTTGGCGTAAGAGATAACCAGCTAATAGGCTACGGCCTTGTGGTTGGACTAAATGGCACAGGTGATGGCTCAACGTCAAAATTTACGATCCAGTCTTTATCAAACATGCTTCAAGGCGTAAACGTAAAGATAAATCCAGATGATATCAAGTCAAAAAACGCAGCTGCTGTTATGGTAACAGCTAAGCTTCCTGCGTTTGCAAGGCATGGTGATAAACTCGATGTCGTGATCTCATCTATCGGCGATGCAAAAAGTTTGCAAGGCGGCACTCTTCTCATGACGCCACTAAAAGGCGTTGATGGTGATATTTACGCTTTGGCTCAGGGTGCTTTAAGCATCGGCGGAAAAAGCATGGGTAGATCAGGTGGCAACCACCCAACTGTTGGCTCTATTCTAAATGGAGCTTTGGTTGAACGAGAGGTGACTTATGACATTTACAATCAAGATAGCATAAGACTAAGCCTAAAAGATACAAATTTTAAAACTGCTCTTGATATCCAAAATGCTATAAATGCAAATATCTCTGATGATGCCGCAAAGGCGATCGATCCAAGAACGGTTATCGTTAAAAAGCCAGATGATGTTAGTATTATCGAGCTTGCAAGCGCCGTGCTCGATCTTGATGTGGAGTATAAGCCAGATGAGAAGATAGTAGTTGATGAGAGAACTGGCACGATAGTAAGTGGCATAAATGCCGTAGTTAGCCCAGTTGTCTTAACGCATGGTGCAATCACAATAAAAATAGAGCCAAATAGCTACGATGAAGCAGCACAAAATGATGTAAATATAGGAAGCGATACATCTGTCGCACCTAGTCAAAATTTACTTAAAATTTCAGGTGAAAAAACAACCGTTGCAAATGTAACAAGAGCGCTAAATAAGCTTGGAGCGACACCAAGCGATATCATATCGATACTTGAAAATTTAAAGCGAGTTGGTGCGATACAAGTTGATCTGGAGATAATATAA
- the rsmD gene encoding 16S rRNA (guanine(966)-N(2))-methyltransferase RsmD: MKLYTKISSGKFKGKRLELPSLSTTRSTKSIVKESFFNVIRDEIYSLTFIEGFGGSGVMASEAVSNGAREAIAIEKDRAAFKITQSNLASLECSNLKAINGDTFSVLPDIINSQSGKVLLYLDPPFDIRAGFDDIYEQLVNLISQLKKNKIYMIVFEHNSDFKFSDEISTYKLVKFKKFGATSLSYFQ, from the coding sequence GTGAAGCTTTACACTAAAATCTCAAGTGGTAAATTTAAAGGCAAAAGGCTTGAGCTGCCAAGCCTAAGCACGACTAGAAGCACAAAAAGTATCGTAAAAGAGTCCTTTTTTAACGTCATTAGAGATGAAATTTACTCGCTTACATTTATAGAAGGTTTTGGTGGAAGTGGCGTGATGGCAAGCGAGGCCGTTAGTAATGGAGCACGTGAGGCTATCGCTATCGAAAAAGATAGAGCCGCTTTTAAGATCACGCAAAGCAACCTTGCAAGCCTAGAGTGCTCGAATTTAAAAGCGATAAATGGCGATACCTTTTCTGTCTTGCCCGATATTATAAATTCTCAAAGTGGTAAGGTCTTGCTCTACCTTGATCCACCGTTTGACATAAGAGCTGGCTTTGATGATATCTACGAACAACTTGTAAATTTAATCTCACAGCTAAAAAAAAATAAAATTTATATGATAGTTTTTGAGCACAACAGCGACTTTAAATTTAGCGATGAAATTTCTACATATAAGCTTGTAAAATTTAAAAAATTTGGAGCTACTTCGCTCTCTTACTTCCAATAA